The sequence CCAATACTTAAATTGCCCATAGATTTTAATGTTTTCTCTATATTTTTAGCATATTTGGTTTCTAAAGATTCTTTTCCAAGTTTGTTATAGAACTCTTGTGTTTCTTCTGTTGTTATTGACTGATTAAGCATTAGATTTTCGAGTATTAGAACTGAAATGAAAGCTTTAGGGTTGTTTTTGATGAAATTTGTTGATACACCTTTCATTTCGTCTTGAAGTGCTGTAAAGCTCTTCATAATGCTGTTAATAGTCGCAGTGTCTTTAGTTTGTTGCGCTGTTTGCATTTTGCTCATGTTTTCTTGCTGAAAACTTAACATTTTTTTGTTTACAATTCCTATTTTGTCACTGAATTCTTGAAACTTATCATTGTTTTGTGTTCCGCTAATTCTTGATTTATTCAAACTGTCTTTATCGAATGTAATAGCTATTTTTCCTTTCTCTAATATAAAAGGTAATCCTGCTTTTTCTTTTTCAAGTTTAATAAAAGCAATGTCTGAGTTTTCAATATTACCTTTGAATTCAAATTTTCCATTTTTAATAACTGTACTGTCTTTTAAAATTGGAGTATTGTCTTTAACTTCTTCAATAAAAATTTTAGAATTATTTACTGATGAATTAATTGTACCAGAAATAGTAAACTCTTTTTGTGCATTTGCATAAAATACACAAAAAAATAAAATTAGTGTAAAGTGTGTGTGTTTCATTTTTTAAAAATATAAAAAAAATCTCCATTTTGGAGATTTTTATAACTAATATTGTTTTGAGATTATTCTCCTAAAAGTTCTTTTACTTTAGCTTTCAAATCGTCACCTCTTAAGTCTCTAGCAACAATGTTTCCTTTTTCATCTAATATAAATGTAGCAGGAATTGATTTAACATTGTATTGTTCTGCGATAGGATCTTGCCAAAATTTCAAGTTAGAAACATGGTTCCAAATTAAACCATCTTTAGCAATAGCTTCTTTCCATTTTGCAGCATCTTTGTCTAAAGAAACACCAATAATATTTAAGCCTTTTTCATGAAATTCATTGTATAAAGCAACAACATTTGGATTTTCTACTCTACATGGTCCACACCAAGAAGCCCAAAAGTCAATAATAGTAACTTTACCCATTGATTCTTTTAAACTAATTGTTTTTCCTTCTGGTGATGGTGCAGAAAAATCAGGAGCAACTTTTCCAACTTCAACACTAGTAGCGGCATTAGCAATTTTTAAAATGTTTTTACCACTTTTAGTTTCGTTATATTTTCCTTTAGATTTTTCTAATTGAACTTTAGCTTCTTCAGGAGTCATAATTTGATTTAACAAAAGGTTTTCTGTTAATAAAATACTAATGAAAGAATCTGGATTATTTTTTAAAAATTCTAATGGCACCGTTTTAGATATTTCGTCTTGCAATGCTTTGAAATCTTCTTGAATTTTCATTACAGTAGCAGTATCTTTCGATTGCTGAGCTGTTTGCATTTTAATCATGTTATCAACTTGAAACTTTTGCATTTTTTTGTTTACAGCAAAAGACTTTTGATTAAACTCTTGAAATTTATCATTATTAGGAGTTCCTCCAATTGTAGATTTGTTTAAACTATCTTTATCAAAAACAACATTTATTTTTCCTTCTTCAAGTACAAAAGGTAGCATTTGGTTGTCATCTCCAATTTTAAGAAATGCAATATCTAAATCTTTAACTTCTCCAGCTTGACCTTTAAACTCAAACTTTCCGTCTTTAATAACAGCAGTGTCTTTAGTAATAGGTTCTCCTTCTGAGCGTAACTCAATAAAAATTTTCGTTCCTTTCTCTACTACACCTGTTACAGATCCGTTAATAGTGTATTGGTTTTCTAAAGCTTTTTCGCATGATATAAAAGCGAAAGTTGCAGCTAGTAATACTAAAATTTTCTTCATTTATTATTATATAGTTTTGTTTGACAGCAAATGTATTTATTTTTAACGCTAATATTAAAATTTTTCAGCTAATTTTTTCATAAAAAAAGAGTCAAGTTATTTTCTTGACTCTTTGTTCTTTACTGATTTTATTTCAATGTTGATGGACAGACATTTTCGATTAATGGTATTGCGGTGTTCTTTATTCCAGACATTCCTTTTTCTACATTAATCATGTTATGATATCCTCTCGATTTCATAATTGAAGACCAAATTACAGAACGATAACCACCAGCACAATGAATATAGAAATTTTCTTCTTTTGGAATCTCTGTTAAGTGGTCATTTAGAAAATCTAATGGAATATTTTTGGCTTTGTTTATTCGTATTGAAGTGTATTCAGCTGGTCTTCGGCAATCTATAACCGCTGTGTTCTCATAATTTTTCTCAAATTCTTCAGGAGAAACAGATGTAATACTGTCAATTTCTTTATTATCCTTTATCCATGCTTCAATTCCACCGTTAAGAAATCCAAGTGTATTGTCGAAACCTACTCTTGATAAGCGCATCACAGTTTCTTCTTCTTTTCCTTCTGGAGTAATTAATAAAATAGGTTGCTTAACGTCTCTAATTAAAGCACCAACCCAAGGGGCAAATTGACCATGAAGTCCAATAAAAATGGAATTAGGAATATGAGCTTTAACAA is a genomic window of Flavobacterium jumunjinense containing:
- a CDS encoding TlpA disulfide reductase family protein, which encodes MKHTHFTLILFFCVFYANAQKEFTISGTINSSVNNSKIFIEEVKDNTPILKDSTVIKNGKFEFKGNIENSDIAFIKLEKEKAGLPFILEKGKIAITFDKDSLNKSRISGTQNNDKFQEFSDKIGIVNKKMLSFQQENMSKMQTAQQTKDTATINSIMKSFTALQDEMKGVSTNFIKNNPKAFISVLILENLMLNQSITTEETQEFYNKLGKESLETKYAKNIEKTLKSMGNLSIGKKAPDFSGPSPDGKMISLKESLGKITIIDFWASWCGPCRAENPNVVAMYNEYHSKGLNIIGVSLDRDALKWKEAIAKDELTWTHVSNLKFWQDPIAELYSIKSIPATYILDEKGNIIAKDLRGEELVAKVRELLK
- a CDS encoding TlpA disulfide reductase family protein → MKKILVLLAATFAFISCEKALENQYTINGSVTGVVEKGTKIFIELRSEGEPITKDTAVIKDGKFEFKGQAGEVKDLDIAFLKIGDDNQMLPFVLEEGKINVVFDKDSLNKSTIGGTPNNDKFQEFNQKSFAVNKKMQKFQVDNMIKMQTAQQSKDTATVMKIQEDFKALQDEISKTVPLEFLKNNPDSFISILLTENLLLNQIMTPEEAKVQLEKSKGKYNETKSGKNILKIANAATSVEVGKVAPDFSAPSPEGKTISLKESMGKVTIIDFWASWCGPCRVENPNVVALYNEFHEKGLNIIGVSLDKDAAKWKEAIAKDGLIWNHVSNLKFWQDPIAEQYNVKSIPATFILDEKGNIVARDLRGDDLKAKVKELLGE